One Ranitomeya variabilis isolate aRanVar5 chromosome 4, aRanVar5.hap1, whole genome shotgun sequence genomic window, catcgtctcctgtgtgatactgcttgctgagccgtgtatctaatcctatcctgtgtgatactgactgctaagctgtatctcatcctctcctgtgtgatactgcctgctgagccgtgtatctaatcctctcctgtgtgatactgactgctgagccgtgtatctaatcctctcctgtgtgatactgcctgctgagccgtgtatctaatcctatcctgtgtgatactgactgctgagctgtatctaatcctctcctgtgtgatactgcctgctgagccgtgtatctaatcctatcctgtgtgatactgtctgctgagccgtgtatctaatcctctcctgtgtgatactgcctgctgagccgtgtatctaatcccatcctgtgtgatactgtctgctgagctgtgtatctaatcctatcctgtgtgatactgactgctgagccgtgtatctaatcctatcctgtgtgatactgactgctgagctgtatctaatcctctcctgtgtgatactgactgatgagccgtgtatctaatcctattctgtgtgatactgtctgctgagccgtgtatctaatcctctcctgtgtgatactgactgctgagccgtgtatctaatcctatcctgtgtgatactgactgctgagctgtatctaatcctctcctgtgtgatactgcctgctgagccgtgtatataatcctctcctgtgtgatactgactgctgagccgtgtatctaatcctatcctgtgtgatactgactgctgagctgtatctaatcctctcctgtgtgatactgactgatgagccgtgtatctaatcctattctgtgtgatactgtctgctgagccgtgtatctaatcctctcctgtgtgatactgactgctgagccgtgtatctaatcctatcctgtgtgatactgactgctgagctgtatctaatcctctcctgtgtgatactgcctgctgagccgtgtatataatcctctcctgtgtgatactgactgctgagctgtgtatctaatcctctcctgtgtgatactgcctgctgagccgtgtatataatcctctcctgtgtgatactgcctgctgagccgtgtatctaatcctatcctgtgtgatactgtctgctgagccgtgtatctaatcctctcctgtgtgatactgcctgctgagccgtgtatctaatcccatcctgtgtgatactgtctgctgagctgtgtatctaatcctatcctgtgtgatactgactgctgagccgtgtatctaatcctatcctgtgtgatactgactgctgagctgtatctaatcctctcctgtgtgatactgactgatgagccgtgtatctaatcctattctgtgtgatactgtctgctgagccgtgtatctaatcctctcctgtgtgatactgactgctgagccgtgtatctaatcctatcctgtgtgatactgactgctgagctgtatctaatcctctcctgtgtgatactgcctgctgagccgtgtatataatggtaggcacggtaccgcatagggaatgtgcctctgactgcggagccccttatagaggaagataataggaaacagcgtgcagtgcctattcccccctcacactactcccccaggtgatgcactaattgggacgcccagtggaccaacgggaggagagaggaaggggcatctggccacacccacaaaggttaaatccaggtgccggggtcagttccttcctctttctccccggctgaccctctggaagcaattgtcccGGATATCCCGTCTGCCATGTCTGACCCCATGATCGAGGCCATACAGCGGagagctgcacaggaaggtgagcaatggttaCGTTCCCTTCTttctggcctgggtgctcaccttcctgtgccctctcctcaccccctaGTCTCCCCTCAAGCCTCCTCGCCGTCCCCCAGGGCTCCATCCACCCACACGCTTTCCCCTGTGTCCTCGTCCTCTCCTGCCGTCCCGGGGCTGACAAACCACCCTCCCCTGCCCGCGGAACCCGGGGTCTCCCAGACTACTGCCGCCTCCTCTCCCGGGCTgcttgctccccctcccccgcccgcGGACCCACCTCGGTCAATCGCCGGTGCTGCGGGAGGTTCCTCCTCCACTCCACCGGAGCTTCCGTCCACTCCCGCCGGCGCCCCTCTCCCTGCGGCAGCGCTTCCCCCTGGTAGGCGCTCGGGTCGTTCCTCACGCCCCCCCGAGCGCCTGCGCGTCGGTGGGGAGCCGGCGCTTCCAAGCCGCCGCGCGGTCCCACAGCAACGGGCCCATCCTCGCCGCCCCCCTCCTCCTACATACGCGCAGGCCCCGGTCACTTCCGGTCCATGCACTGCAGACCGGGGCCCGGCGCGCGGGGAGCAACCCCTGCACTCCTCAGGGATGCAGGCCCGCCCTTTTACCCAGAGGGCACCGCCGGCCGGCAGGGATACGCCCACTTCCGGCCCCACTTCCGCCCGGAGCTACGGGCACCATGGGGGGCCGCCTATCGCCCCTGGTAGCCTTGCGGCGCGCCACCCACACAGCGGGGCAGCGGTGCGGCGCCGCCAAACAGTCCGGGCGCGCCGCACTGCCCCCGCAGCTGCAGGCAGATCCTCCTCCCTGCTGCCTGCTCGGCGCGATCACGCCCCGCCCGCTGGCCCCCCGGCACTCTGGGCGAGTACATCGCTAGCCTGTGGGGCCCCTGCACACCAAATCATCCGGAGGGGTGCCTCACAGGCTGCGCTGTCTGGCCCCCCACGTCAGGTCCCGCTCAGTCACCCACCACCCCAGCACAGACCATCCGCCAGCCACGGCCTGGCCCACTACGCCCTCCCAGCAGGCATCGCTGCAATGCCTGCACGAGGGATCGTGGGGTCAGGCCGTTCACCCAACATTGTGGTCACGGAGCGCGCTGATCGGGCCACCTCATCCAACCAGCACGCTCCGCAACCAGTACAGTATGGCACAAACACGTGCACACACACGCCACTAATAAACGGCGCCCCGCCGACACCCCCATACACCCAGACACAGCCGGAGCTGTTTAGTACACCCTCCACGGTTCATTCCCACACACCCCCAGCGGCTAACGTCGTCGCCTTATCGCCAATGCCGTCACCGCGCCTCACACCGCAAGCTATGACACACAGCCAGCGCGCCCCAGCCTCATCCCCTGACCACGACAATCACAGGCGTATACGCCGCAGACTGTCCCCATCCTCCGACGAAGACTCCCAACACTACGTCCACCCCCCAAATCCCCACTATTCCCCCTATAGCCGCTGCGCGCGCACTTATCGCCACAGATCCCGGTCCGCTAGGTGGCGCTCGCCACCCACATCGGGACAGTCTGACAGTTCCGAGTACAGCGAGAGGCGCTACCGTAGAAGGCGGCGCTCACCACcactagcggtaacggctcagccacacgtcAGCACGGCGGGAGCGACACCACTAGCGTTAACCCACAGCAACTTGGCGGGAGCGACACCaatagcggtaacggctcagccacacggcaacatggcgggagcgacaccattagcggtaacggctcagccacatgtCAACATGGCAGGAGCAACAccattagcggtaacggctcagccacatgtcaacatggcgggagcgacaccattagcggtaacggctcagccacatgtcaacatggcgggagcgacaccattagcggtaacggctcagccacacatcaacatggcgggagcgacaccactagcggtaacggctcagccacatgtcaacatggcgggagcgacaccatcagtggtaacggctcagccacacatcaacatggcggACGGCAGGGGATACCTACCCTCGGGTCCCCGGGCTACCAACCTACCCCCCTGGGCTTCCTGCCAGCAAGTTACAGCTACGACTGGAGTCGGAGTACCCCCACTACCGGGAGACACTCGGCCTGCGTCAGGCAACGGTAAGAGCTCTGAATTGGGCGAGCACCAAGCCATACACATCACAGGGGAAGGGGATTTAGCATCCACTATCAGGGCGCTGGTGCACCAGCTGACTCGCTCGGCCGGACCAACTGACACAAGGGCAGCTCAATCAGCTAGCCTCCACAAGGACGCATTTTTCTGCGGTATTAGTCCCCTAGGTACACACGTGGATCCAGAGATAAAGCAGAAAATATGGGATAACGATTACGTGGATATATGGTCGCTATTGTCAGAAGACCAGCAATCCGTAGATAAGGAGCGGAGGGCAGGATTCGAAAGAAGCAGACCTAAGATCGCCCAAACCATGAATaactggctccaggccttcgcagtctTAGGCTGCATCATGGGTCAAAAACACCCGGAACGCTGTTCCGAGCTATTCATATACCAAGACCTAGTATATAACTCGTATAAGTCCCACGGCGGGTCAGCGTGGAGGCGGTACGACGAAGAATTCCGCAGGCGGCTTGCTATGCAACCCGACCTAGGATGGGGCGTTAAAGCGACGGATGTCTGGTTGCGTCTTATGTTATCCCAAAAACAACCCCCCTTTTCGTCGTCGGCCACTAATTACCCAGCCACCGCAGGCCAAAATTCAGTGGTCGTACGGAGACCAGGGGCCTGCTTGCTGTACAACGAGGGGTACTGCCGCTTCCACGGTTCCTGTAGATACAAACACGACTGCTCCGCCTGCGGTGGTGGACACCCTGCAGCGAGATGTACGCGCCAAGCACCTACACGGCATAACCCCGGTGAACGTTACCGCAATGGGCCCTTGGCTAAGCCTCTACCCCAATAAAGAGGCCGCGCAGCAACTCGATCTCGGCTTTAAGTTCGGTTTCTTTATCCCCTTTAATTTTAGTCGCGAAACGAAATCGGCAAATAATCTTAAATCCGCTCGCGAATTTCCCGAGATCCTACGGAAAAAAGTTCAAAAAGAGGTAGAACTAGGCAGGATGGCGGGCCCATTTACATCGATGCCTTTCAGTAATTTTAGAATCTCACCCCTGGGCATCGTCCCTAAAAAAGAACCGGGAAAATATCGGCTAATCCACCACCTCTCATACCCTAAAGGCGATTCGGTAAACGACGCGATACTCCCAGAAGAAGCATCAGTAACTTACGCTTCATTTGACAGGGCAGTCGAGCTCGTGCGGGCCGCCGGGCCCGGCGCCCTGCTGGCAAAATCGGACATAGAGTCAGCCTTCCGCCTACTACCCGTTCACCCTGAGTGCTTCCACCTGTTAGGTTGTAAGGTGGACCAGCTCTTTTACTTTGACATGTGCCTACCGATGGGCTGCTCCATCTCCTGTCACTACTTCGAGCTTTTCAGCACTTTTCTTGACTGGGTAGTACGTTACGAAACCGGCAGCAATTCGACGGTTcattacctcgacgatttcctgttcgtcgggCCAAAGGACTCGGAACTCTGTTATTACCTCCTAAACAAATTCGAATTTATAGCCAGCCATTTCGGCGTGCCTCTCTCAACAGAAAAAACGGTCGGCCCGTGTAATGTGCTGCCTTTTCTCGGCATAGAGATCGATACTAACGCAATGGTGTTTAGATTGCCGGAGGATAAATTACTGAAAACGCTGAAAATGGTTGAAGATTTCTGCGGGGTTAAAAAAGTCACCCTCCAACAAATGCAGTCCCTGCTAGGCTTACTCAACTTTGCTTGCCGCGTAATGCCAGTGGGCAGAACCTTTTCACGCCGGCTATCGCTGGCAACGAAGGGCATCTCCCAGccgggccatagaattaggcttactCGCACACTGAAGGAAGACTTGCTAGTCTGGAGAACATTCCTATATTCCTACAACGGCCATACTTGCCTCATGTCTCGAGAAACGCCAAGCAAAGAGCTAGGGCTAGCAGCAGGTGGAAGTCTCAGAGACGGGTTTGTGGCAATCTaccaaaaccaatggtgcaaagcgAGCTGGCCGGCCTCGTGGGCCTCCGCAAATTGGGGCCGCGACCCTGCCCTGCTAGAAGTCTTTGCGATCGTAGCCGCAGTAGAGCTCTGGGGCACACAGCTAGAGAACAGGAACATAAGATTCTCCACAAAACACCCCGGCACAGCAAAGAGCTTGAACAGCATGTCCTCTGCATCCCCACCTTTGCTTGCGCTGCTACGCCGCCTGGCATTACTGTGCTTGAAGCACAACATCTGGTGTCGTGCCACAGTTACGTCTGTTGATAATAACCTTGTTAACGCTCTGTTATTCTCCGATTGGCAGGCTTTCAAAGCTCTCCTTCCGACCGCGCAACCATCGGGTGTCCAGTGTCCAACACTCCTTTTGGACACGGTAGCCAATCAATGATGCCACTGATCCGCGCATCAGTCACGCCGGCTACCTGGCAGGCTTACGGTAAGGCATGGGacgagtggtgctcactaattcacgGAAGACCGGTGGAGAGGTGCGATCGGGCGAGATGCGAAGTGCTGGTCGAATTTTTGAATTTGCTCAGGCAAAGAGGCGCGTCGGGAACATCGGCGCAGCGGCACCTCTCGGGATTAGCCTTTTTCTTCCAGCTTGCGGGGTGGGCGGACGTGACGAAGGATTTTTTCATCagacaagccgttaaaggctggaaaaggctccaACCTAGCCAGGAGTGTCGTCGTCCCATTTCTTTGAGTTTACTACACGGTATTATCACGATTTCCCCATCGGTGTGCACCTCCCACTACGAGTCGGTCCTAGTGTCAGCCGCGTTTGCCATCGCCTTTTTCGGAGCGCTTAGGATCAGCGAGCTGGTGCCACGTTCAAAAACTTCACTAGACGGCGGGCTAATCAATGAAGACCTCGTCATATGTAACGAGGCACTACGCATTAGGGTGCGCAAATCCAAATGCGACCCCACCGGGAGAGGGACGTGGGTCCTAGTTAAGTCGTCGGATGGCCCCGTATGCCCACTAAACGTAGTAAAAAGATACACGGGAATGAAGGGGGCGGGTAGATTCTTTCTGTCACACGCAGACGGCtcccccctgaccaaataccagtTCCACACAATTTTTAATCGGTGTCTCGAAGCAGTTAGCGCCGATCCATCGGAATACGGTACACATTCTTTCCGTATAGGGGCTGCCACCGAGGCGGCTAAGGCCGGCATCCCCGAGGCTGAAGTGCAGCGGTTGGGTcggtggaaatccgcatgcttcgccagatacataaggcccgacctgcttaagtaacatatcttgttttttccaggcgCTAAAAAACCGGCAGTTTGGGTGGTTGGACATTCATACATCTACTGGGCAAAGAAGCGGGCCGAACAGCGGCCGGGGGGCGTGAATCTAGGCTTCAGGAACGTAGTGGTCAACTGGAGAGGGATAAGAGGCCTACAGTGGGAAAAAATCTTCCCAGAAGTCATCAACATCGCTAAAAGGGCCAAAGGGCCAGTGATACTAGTCTTGCACGCGGGTGGCAACGATCTGGGAAAACGGAGATGTATTGACCTCAGCTCAACGATGACAGCGGATATCGAGCGTTTCTTCCACCTGTTACCCGGCATGATATTGGTGTGGTCGGAGATGGTGCCGCGTGCGGTCTGGCACGGGGCTAAGGACCCAAGAGGTTTAGAACGATCAAGAAAAAAGGTCAACCTGAAAGTGGCAAGATTCGTAAAATCAAAATTCGGCATCGTAGTTCGACATCACCAACTGGAAGGCGACCAATCAGGATTGCTGAGGTCCGACGGTATTCATCTCACGAGCATTGGTCTTGACATATTTTTGTCCGGTCTACAAGACGGTATCGAACAGGCACTAAGGCTGAagggtgggggtcggagtcacgtgtaggtagtacacatgatcctccgtggcggaaatggagggaggggcgaagcttcgtagccgctcattggctggccgccggtcggtcgcagactgggcccacggctgtgagcccgctgcgaaatgtaatttgcccctccctgcttattaaattaataaactgtgaccgactagttcaacccatccgagcctgtttgtgttgtcttttcgggattggtggtaggggggGAAGGCACTATTTGCGACACATGGGTCGCCGCAGTCTGGtaggcacggtaccgcatagggaatgtgcctctgactgcggagccccttatagaggaagataataggaaacagcgtgcagtgcctattcccccctcacactactcccccaggtgatgcactaattgggacgcccagtggaccaacgggaggagagaggaaggggcatctggccacacccacaaaggttaaatccaggtgccggggtcagttccttcctctttctccccggctgaccctctggaagcaattgtcccaccctccctcccctacatATTTACTACTGTGGTTACGTTTTCAAAAGGCTTTATTACTTGAAATTTATAGCTGATGATtataatactgttatttttaagtcacagcggaaatggagggaggggcgaagcttcgtagccgctcattggctggccgccggtcggtcgcagactgggcccacggctgtgagcccgctgcgaaatgtaatttgcccctccctgcttattaaattaataaactgtgaccgactagttcaacccatccgagcctgtttgtgttgtcttttcgggattggtggtaggggggGAAGGCACTATTTGCGACACATGGGTCGCCGCagtctcctctcctgtgtgatactgactgctgagccgtgtatctaatcctgtcctgtgtgatactgactgctgagctgtatctaatcctctcctgtgtgatactgactgatgagccgtgtatctaatcctattctgtgtgatactgtctgctgagccgtgtatctaatcctctcctgtgtgatactgactgctgagccgtgtatctaatcctatcctgtgtgatactgactgctgagctgtatctaatcctctcctgtgtgatactgcctgctgagccgtgtatataatcctctcctgtgtgatactgactgctgagctgtgtatctaatcctctcctgtgtgatactgcctgctgagccgtgtatataatcctctcctgtgtgatactgcctgctgagccgtgtatctaatcctatcctgtgtgatactgtctgctgagccgtgtatctaatcctctcctgtgtgatactgcctgctgagccgtgtatctaatcccatcctgtgtgatactgtctgctgagctgtgtatctaatcctatcctgtgtgatactgactgctgagccgtgtatctactcctatcctgtgtgatactgactgctgatctgtatctaatcctctcctgtgtgatactgactgatgagccgtgtatctaatcctattctgtgtgatactgtctgctgagccgtgtatctaatcctctcctgtgtgatactgactgctgagccgtgtatctaatcctatcctgtgtgatactgactgctgagctgtatctaatcctctcctgtgtgatactgactgctgagccgtgtatctaatcctattctgtgtgatactgtctgctgagccgtgtatctaatcctatcctgtgtgatactgactgctgagccgtgtatctaatcctctcctgtgtgatactgactgctgagctgtatctaatcctctcctgtgtgatactgcctgctgagccgtgtatataatcctctcctgtgtgatactgactgctgagccgtgtatctaatcctctcctgtgtgatactgactgctgagctgtgtatctatgattcaatatatttttattgaaGTTGTAATTAACAATTGATATTTCCACATACATCAGAATCAAAGTCATGTTGCACAACAGGTACAAGCAGCAAAATGTAAGTATAGTAACCAGCATATAATTATTTGGAAAGGGAACGTATAGTGCAACCATTAGTATTGAAACTTTGTATCATGTTATGTGAATAAATTGTATTCAAATGACGAGACAAGATAGGGAAGAATTGGGGGAACACAAAGGTCAGGAGGGAGGGAAATTTTGCATATTCTGAGTGTGATATTAATCGCTCATCATCACTAGAATGGCGATGTTAGCCAAGTTCTAAATTCAGATGAATTTCTGAATGATGTCCAGGGTAACCGAGCTCTCGTACTGTATGAGTCCAAGTTCAGCCAACGGTCAGAGACTATGAGCTCTTCCATGAGTCctatatctaatcttatcctgtgtgatactgactgctgagctgtgtatctaatcctatcctgtgtgatactgtctgctgagctgtgtatctaatcctatcctgtgtgatactgtctgctgagctgtgtatctaatcctatcctgtgtgatactgcctgctgagctgtgtatctaatcctatcctgtgtgatactgtctgctgagctgtgtatctaatcctatcctgtgtgatactgcctgctgagctgtgtatctaatcctatcctgtgtgatactgtctgctgagctgtgtatctaatcctatcctgtgtgatactgactgctgagctgtgtatctaatcctatcctgtgtgatactgcctgctgagctgtgtatctaatcctctcctgtgtgatactgtctgctgagccgtgtatctaatcctatcctgtgtgatactgactgctgagctgtgtatctaatcctatcctgtgtgatactgcctgctgagctgtgtatctaatcctatcctgtgtgatactgtctgctgagctgtgtatctaatcctatcctgtgtgatactgactgctgagtcgtgtatctaatcctctcctgtgatactgtctgctgagccatgcatctaatcctctcctgtgtgatactgactgctgagccgtgtatctaatcctatcctgtgtgatactgactgctgagctgtgtatctaatcctatcctgtgtgatactgtctgctgagctgtgtatctaatcctatcctgtgtgatactgactgttgagctgtgtatctaatcctctcctgtgagatactgtctgctgagctgtgtatctaatcctgtcctgtgtgatactgactgctgagtcgtgtatctaatcctctcctgtgtgatactgtctgctgagctgtgtatctaatcctctcctgtgtgatactgtctgctgagccgtgtatctaatcctatcctgtgtgatactgactgctgagctgtgtatctaatcctatcctgtgtgatactgactgctgagccgtgtatctaatcctctcctgtgtgatactgtctgctgagctgtgtatctaatcctctcctgtgtgatactgtctgctgagccgtgtatctaatcctatcctgtgtgatactgactgctgagctgtgtatctaatcctctcctgtgtgatactgtctgctgagtcgtgtatctaatcctctcctgtgtgatactgtctgctgagccgtgtatctaatcctatcctgtgtgatactgactgctgagctgtgtatctaatcctatcctgtgtgatactgactgctgagccgtgtatctaatcctctcctgtgtgatactgtctgctgagctgtgtatctaatcctctcctgtgtgatactgtctgctgagccgtgtatctaatcctatcctgtgtgatactgactgctgagctgtgtatctaatcctctcctgtgtgatactgtctgctgagtcgtgtatctaatcctctcctgtgtgatactgtctgctgagccgtgtatctaatcctatcctgtgtgatactgactgctgagctgtgtatctaatcctatcctgtgtgatactgactgctgagccgtgtatctaatcctctcctgtgtgatactgtctgctgagctgtgtatctaatcctctcctgtgtgatactgtctgctgagccgtgtatctaatcctatcctgtgtgatactgactgctgagcagtgtatctaatcctctcctgtgtgatactgactgctgagctgtgtatctaatcctctcctgtgtgatactgtattgCAGATCAGATATCCCTGTGGTCTCAGTAGTGAATGGCTGTCCCCTTGTATCAGATTTAGGACAGAATTTGGCTTTTTGTGTCTTTCTTGCACTTTGAATAATTACAGATATGACACCTCGGGGACATCTGGACTAATAAGGGCCGAGGGTCCATAGCGAGGGTCTGTATCGAGGGTCTGTATCGAGGGTCCATATCGAGGGTCTGTATCGAGGGTCCGTATCGAGGGTCCGTAGCAATGGtctgcaggtacggactgggactgaaattcagccctggcatttgaaatcacacaggtccatgttGTTCCCGTTTCCAAGCACAAGATAgagatatatcactaatattaccctggatggaggagagcaagatttactacaagaccaatatttctaatgatacctgttgctgctggggtaagtgatggagtcagcgactttgtactTTATCACCACTGGTAACAGTGTGGGTGTCTTGAGAAtatcgattctgttaacaacgtagccgacaaggcagcccatgaccagacaggcccttctggcatttgccagaattgccagatggccagtccagccctgaggGTCCGTATCGAATGTCCGTATCGAATGTCCGTATCGAATGTCCGTATCGAGGGACTGTATCGAGGGTCCGTATTGAGTGTCTGTATCGAGGGTCCATATAGAGTGTCTGTATCGAGGGTCCGTATCGAGGGTCTGTATCGAGGGTCCGTATCGAGTGTCTGTATCGAGGGTCCGTATCAAGGGTCCGTATTGAGTGTCTGTATTGAGGGTCCGTATCGAGGGTCCGTATTGAGAGTCTGTGTGGAGAGTCCGTATCAAGGGCCCATATTGGCTGCTCCTCGGTGAAGGCTTCCAGCCCTCGCTGCCTG contains:
- the LOC143769446 gene encoding uncharacterized protein LOC143769446 isoform X1, whose protein sequence is MQARPFTQRAPPAGRDTPTSGPTSARSYGHHGGPPIAPGSLAARHPHSGAAVRRRQTVRARRTAPAAAGRSSSLLPARRDHAPPAGPPALWASTSLACGAPAHQIIRRGASQAALSGPPRQVPLSHPPPQHRPSASHGLAHYALPAGIAAMPARGIVGSGRSPNIVVTERADRATSSNQHAPQPVQYGTNTCTHTPLINGAPPTPPYTQTQPELFSTPSTVHSHTPPAANVVALSPMPSPRLTPQAMTHSQRAPASSPDHDNHRRIRRRLSPSSDEDSQHYVHPPNPHYSPYSRCARTYRHRSRSARWRSPPTSGQSDSSEYSERRYRRRRRSPPLAVTAQPHVSTAGATPLALTHSNLAGATPIAVTAQPHGNMAGATPLAVTAQPHVNMAGATPLAVTAQPHVNMAGATPLAVTAQPHVNMAGATPLAVTAQPHINMAGATPLAVTAQPHVNMAGATPSVVTAQPHINMADGRGYLPSGPRATNLPPWASCQQVTATTGVGVPPLPGDTRPASGNGFQSSPSDRATIGCPVSNTPFGHGSQSMMPLIRASVTPATWQAYGKAWDEWCSLIHGRPVERCDRARCEVLVEFLNLLRQRGASGTSAQRHLSGLAFFFQLAGWADVTKDFFIRQAVKGWKRLQPSQECRRPISLSLLHGIITISPSVCTSHYESVLVSAAFAIAFFGALRISELVPRSKTSLDGGLINEDLVICNEALRIRVRKSKCDPTGRGTWVLVKSSDGPVCPLNVVKRYTGMKGAGRFFLSHADGSPLTKYQFHTIFNRCLEAVSADPSEYGTHSFRIGAATEAAKAGIPEAEVQRLGRWKSACFARYIRPDLLK
- the LOC143769446 gene encoding uncharacterized protein LOC143769446 isoform X2; this encodes MSGCVLCYPKNNPPFRRRPLITQPPQAKIQWSYGDQGPACCTTRGTAASTVPVDTNTTAPPAVVDTLQRDVRAKHLHGITPVNVTAMGPWLSLYPNKEAAQQLDLGFKFGFFIPFNFSRETKSANNLKSAREFPEILRKKVQKEVELGRMAGPFTSMPFSNFRISPLGIVPKKEPGKYRLIHHLSYPKGDSVNDAILPEEASVTYASFDRAVELVRAAGPGALLAKSDIESAFRLLPVHPECFHLLGCKVDQLFYFDMCLPMGCSISCHYFELFSTFLDWVVRYETGSNSTVHYLDDFLFVGPKDSELCYYLLNKFEFIASHFGVPLSTEKTVGPCNVLPFLGIEIDTNAMVFRLPEDKLLKTLKMVEDFCGVKKVTLQQMQSLLGLLNFACRVMPVGRTFSRRLSLATKGISQPGHRIRLTRTLKEDLLVWRTFLYSYNGHTCLMSRETPSKELGLAAGGSLRDGFVAIYQNQWCKASWPASWASANWGRDPALLEVFAIVAAVELWGTQLENRNIRFSTKHPGTAKSLNSMSSASPPLLALLRRLALLCLKHNIWCRATVTSVDNNLVNALLFSDWQAFKALLPTAQPSGVQCPTLLLDTVANQ